A window of the Branchiibius hedensis genome harbors these coding sequences:
- a CDS encoding PIG-L deacetylase family protein, giving the protein MPKAVAIHAHPDDEVFANAGGILDRVSSGWNVVGVVATGGEASEIRRVSDVTEARRTRLAKYERSLDLLGVSSWAWLGDEAEWEDLPGGHTVASEDPDKLIAAVIHAIERTQPDEILTVGVDGLTGHPDHVAIGRAVHKAAHIYGDVSVHAASLPRAAVKAGYRLLAQLGHTNAGSGRVRGTHAALDPISVGQWEITRRAAMDTYRTGLGTADIDSLVNTGSVGDSLVMRAIFESNHWADEFYQRTVEESHTNHSP; this is encoded by the coding sequence GTGCCCAAAGCTGTGGCGATTCACGCGCATCCCGATGACGAGGTCTTCGCGAACGCTGGTGGCATCCTCGACCGCGTCAGCAGTGGTTGGAATGTCGTCGGGGTAGTTGCTACCGGCGGAGAAGCAAGTGAAATCAGGAGAGTCTCGGATGTGACCGAAGCTAGACGCACGAGACTCGCGAAATACGAGCGGAGCCTTGACCTACTAGGGGTTTCATCATGGGCGTGGCTTGGCGACGAGGCCGAATGGGAGGACCTGCCAGGCGGCCACACGGTGGCCTCTGAGGATCCCGACAAGTTGATCGCCGCCGTGATCCACGCCATCGAACGCACACAACCTGATGAGATTCTCACGGTCGGAGTCGACGGCTTGACCGGTCATCCAGACCACGTAGCCATTGGCCGAGCAGTGCACAAGGCAGCACACATCTACGGCGACGTGTCGGTGCACGCCGCCAGTCTGCCGAGGGCAGCCGTAAAGGCTGGCTACCGCCTCCTTGCGCAACTCGGTCACACGAATGCTGGGTCCGGGCGGGTCCGCGGGACCCATGCGGCCCTCGACCCGATCAGCGTCGGCCAGTGGGAAATCACGCGGCGCGCAGCAATGGACACCTACCGCACGGGTCTCGGCACCGCTGACATCGACTCGTTGGTGAACACGGGCAGCGTCGGCGACTCGCTCGTTATGCGGGCCATCTTCGAGTCCAATCATTGGGCTGATGAGTTCTACCAGCGCACTGTCGAAGAGAGCCATACGAATCACTCGCCCTGA
- a CDS encoding YdcF family protein, producing the protein MTWWILCALSVVAAVASFRKDRRQLRIGVAAVFAVLFAWIAIGHSNSRFAQILVVVLAAGLLLLTLGTAVFLILNSVIVIRREGRSLANLLPAVVGLFLIALPLLAALLLIQRSIWSIGLLVACLLVAFYITLVFAAFLAFSVIYRASTRRPTADVVLVLGSKIFDGKPPPLLQRRIDRAIDVYRQREAAGESLPVLVFSGGQGADESRSEAAAMAEYAESQGIPADHAVLEDQAVNTRQNLQFGVAIAQQVRPGGSMLIATNDYHTFRAALIARSLGLRAEVIAAPTASYYVPSAYLREFIAVLRDYLWWHIAVVVCLVGFVGFLVWESSRH; encoded by the coding sequence ATGACGTGGTGGATCCTGTGTGCGCTCAGCGTTGTCGCGGCGGTGGCGAGCTTCCGCAAGGATCGACGGCAGTTGCGCATCGGGGTCGCGGCTGTTTTCGCGGTGCTCTTTGCGTGGATCGCTATCGGCCACTCCAACAGTAGGTTCGCGCAGATCTTGGTGGTGGTCCTCGCTGCCGGGCTGTTGCTCCTGACCCTCGGCACCGCGGTCTTCCTCATCCTCAACTCGGTGATCGTCATCCGTCGTGAGGGTCGATCACTGGCGAATCTGCTTCCGGCAGTCGTCGGGCTGTTCCTGATTGCTCTGCCGTTGCTTGCGGCGTTGCTGCTGATCCAGCGCTCGATCTGGTCGATCGGTCTGCTGGTGGCGTGCCTGTTGGTGGCGTTCTACATCACGCTCGTCTTCGCTGCTTTCCTCGCCTTTTCTGTCATCTATCGCGCATCCACCCGTCGACCCACGGCAGACGTGGTGCTGGTGCTCGGGTCAAAGATCTTCGACGGCAAACCGCCACCGCTACTGCAGCGCCGCATTGATCGGGCCATCGACGTCTACCGACAGCGTGAGGCAGCCGGAGAGTCGCTCCCGGTCCTGGTCTTCTCCGGCGGACAGGGCGCCGACGAATCGCGTTCAGAGGCGGCAGCCATGGCGGAATACGCTGAATCGCAGGGCATTCCGGCGGACCACGCCGTGCTGGAAGACCAAGCAGTCAACACCCGCCAGAACCTGCAGTTCGGGGTCGCCATCGCCCAACAAGTCCGCCCCGGCGGGTCAATGCTGATCGCCACGAACGACTATCACACGTTCCGCGCGGCGCTGATCGCCCGCAGCCTCGGACTGCGCGCCGAGGTGATCGCGGCGCCCACCGCTTCGTACTACGTGCCATCGGCGTACTTGCGTGAGTTCATCGCGGTCCTGCGTGACTACCTCTGGTGGCACATCGCGGTCGTAGTGTGCCTGGTCGGTTTCGTCGGATTCCTGGTGTGGGAGTCCTCTCGGCACTAG
- a CDS encoding ABC transporter substrate-binding protein: MSRSRPPADPQVRAVLEAARGNLSRRTLLGGGAAALVAGLAACAPPTPPASGGSATTQALPTDVSSTEKIVRWANWTAYLDYDDATKTYPTLEAFKKKYGINATYSEDIEDNDSYFNKIAPQLRADPPQDIDRDIFVFTDWMANRVVREQLVQPLELIRMPNASNLLDTLKDVSFDPGRTHSLTWQSGFAGIGYHKKKVGRELKSLDDLWADDLKGKVVVLSEFRDTLGLVMLREGVDPSGPFTKAQFETALDEINKRITDGNIRRVKGNSYLEDLKSGNAIAGIVWSGDLFVLRSETEDDDWDFVIPESGGTLWSDNMMIPITSTHRRNAMTLMNYYYDPAVAAQVAAYVNYVCPVVGAQAEMEKIDKDLAESPLIFPSADWIKKNNIKGFRALSPTEDADYSAQWAKVVGN; encoded by the coding sequence ATGTCGCGTTCCCGTCCGCCGGCAGATCCCCAGGTTCGCGCCGTCCTGGAAGCAGCACGCGGGAATCTCAGCCGCCGTACCTTGCTCGGTGGCGGAGCGGCCGCTCTCGTTGCCGGGCTTGCCGCCTGTGCCCCGCCGACCCCGCCAGCCTCTGGTGGTTCCGCGACCACCCAGGCGCTGCCGACGGACGTTTCGTCGACGGAGAAGATCGTCCGCTGGGCGAACTGGACCGCCTACCTGGACTACGACGACGCGACCAAGACCTACCCGACGCTCGAGGCGTTCAAGAAGAAGTACGGCATCAACGCGACGTACTCCGAGGACATCGAGGACAACGACAGCTACTTCAACAAGATCGCCCCGCAGTTGCGGGCTGATCCGCCGCAGGACATCGATCGCGACATCTTCGTCTTCACCGACTGGATGGCCAACCGGGTCGTGCGCGAACAGTTGGTGCAGCCCCTGGAACTGATCCGGATGCCGAACGCCAGCAACCTGCTGGACACGCTCAAGGACGTCAGCTTCGACCCCGGCCGAACCCACTCGTTGACGTGGCAGTCCGGGTTCGCGGGCATCGGCTACCACAAGAAGAAGGTCGGCCGGGAGCTGAAGAGTCTGGACGACCTGTGGGCCGATGACCTGAAGGGCAAGGTGGTCGTCCTCTCCGAATTCCGCGACACGCTCGGGTTGGTGATGCTGCGCGAGGGAGTCGACCCCTCGGGGCCGTTCACCAAGGCACAGTTCGAGACCGCGCTGGACGAGATCAACAAGCGGATCACCGACGGCAACATCCGCCGTGTGAAGGGCAACTCCTACCTGGAGGACCTGAAGTCCGGCAACGCGATCGCTGGAATCGTTTGGAGCGGTGACCTTTTTGTGCTGCGCTCGGAGACCGAGGATGACGACTGGGACTTCGTGATCCCGGAGTCCGGCGGCACGCTGTGGAGCGACAACATGATGATTCCGATCACCTCCACACACCGCCGCAACGCGATGACGTTGATGAACTACTACTACGACCCGGCCGTCGCCGCTCAGGTCGCTGCCTACGTGAACTACGTCTGTCCGGTCGTGGGTGCCCAGGCCGAGATGGAGAAGATCGACAAGGACCTGGCCGAGTCCCCGCTGATCTTCCCCTCCGCCGACTGGATCAAGAAGAACAACATCAAGGGGTTCCGGGCACTGTCGCCCACCGAGGACGCCGACTACAGCGCCCAGTGGGCGAAGGTCGTGGGGAACTGA
- a CDS encoding VOC family protein, translating into MPANLTFRGISIDATDVAAQARFWSEVLGWNAHPAPDGTVTLAPTDGSAYVITIRPVDTPKPGQNKIHFDLTTDSPVAMAATVQRALDAGGRLIDIGQTEADGHEVLADPEGNELCIIEPGNRFLADTGTIGAINCDGTQALGYFWSQALGWPLVWDQDEETAIQSPAGGSKITWSGPPLLPRYERDRIRFDVSTTDLDQARTALSALGATEIDASTMRDLDGNEFTLTQVPPAG; encoded by the coding sequence ATGCCAGCGAACTTGACCTTCCGCGGGATTTCGATCGACGCAACCGACGTCGCCGCCCAAGCGCGCTTCTGGAGCGAGGTGCTGGGCTGGAACGCCCACCCGGCGCCGGACGGGACGGTCACGCTGGCACCGACCGACGGGTCGGCGTACGTCATCACGATCCGGCCGGTCGACACCCCCAAGCCTGGGCAGAACAAGATCCACTTCGACCTCACCACCGACTCCCCGGTCGCGATGGCCGCGACCGTGCAGCGGGCGCTCGACGCTGGCGGCCGGTTGATCGACATCGGGCAGACCGAAGCCGACGGCCACGAGGTGCTGGCCGATCCCGAAGGCAACGAACTGTGCATCATCGAGCCCGGCAACCGCTTCCTGGCTGACACCGGCACCATCGGTGCGATCAACTGCGACGGCACCCAGGCGCTCGGCTACTTCTGGAGTCAGGCGCTGGGATGGCCGCTGGTCTGGGACCAGGACGAGGAGACGGCCATCCAGTCGCCGGCCGGAGGTTCGAAGATCACGTGGAGCGGGCCGCCGCTGTTGCCGCGCTACGAGCGTGATCGGATCCGATTCGATGTGAGTACGACGGACCTGGACCAAGCGCGCACAGCACTGAGCGCGCTGGGCGCCACCGAGATCGATGCCAGCACGATGCGCGACCTCGACGGCAACGAATTCACGCTGACCCAGGTGCCGCCCGCAGGGTGA
- a CDS encoding ABC transporter permease, with the protein MTALAHTGSTAPAGDPPKRKRSWAAYLLLLPATIWLIVFFVVPLIQLFTVSLQSGYPGNPGYYYRDLNFGNYLTAFTQYWPHFVRSLLFAGLATFFAFVLAYPLAYAMAFKAGRWRNVMLICVIAPFFTSFILRTIAWRQILADGGPVMATFHSLHLTWMLPDGRITETWIAVVAGLTYNFLPFMVLPIYASLERADPRVIEAGGDLYANGFTTFRTVTLPMSMPGVLAGTLLTFIPAAGDYVNADLLGSDRSTKMVGNVIESQFFKVPGGFPTAAALSFTLMALILLLVFFYVRKFGTEDLV; encoded by the coding sequence GTGACCGCGCTGGCGCACACCGGCAGTACTGCGCCCGCTGGCGACCCGCCGAAGCGGAAGCGGTCCTGGGCGGCCTACCTGTTGCTGCTCCCGGCGACCATCTGGCTGATCGTCTTCTTCGTGGTCCCGCTGATCCAACTCTTCACGGTTTCGCTGCAGAGCGGGTATCCGGGCAACCCGGGCTACTACTACCGGGATCTGAACTTCGGGAACTACCTGACGGCGTTCACGCAGTACTGGCCGCATTTTGTCCGGTCGCTGCTGTTCGCCGGTCTCGCAACGTTTTTCGCCTTCGTGCTGGCCTACCCACTGGCCTATGCGATGGCGTTCAAGGCGGGCCGTTGGCGCAACGTGATGCTGATCTGCGTCATCGCCCCGTTCTTCACCTCGTTCATCCTGCGCACGATCGCCTGGCGGCAGATCCTGGCCGACGGGGGTCCGGTGATGGCGACCTTCCACTCGCTGCACCTGACCTGGATGCTGCCGGACGGCCGGATCACCGAAACGTGGATCGCTGTGGTGGCGGGGCTGACCTACAACTTCCTGCCGTTCATGGTGCTGCCCATCTACGCCTCGTTGGAGCGGGCCGATCCGCGGGTCATCGAGGCCGGGGGAGACCTGTATGCCAACGGTTTCACGACGTTCCGCACCGTGACCTTGCCGATGAGCATGCCGGGCGTGCTGGCCGGGACGCTGCTGACCTTCATCCCGGCGGCTGGTGACTACGTCAACGCTGACCTGCTCGGCTCGGACCGCAGCACCAAGATGGTCGGCAACGTGATCGAGTCCCAGTTCTTCAAGGTGCCGGGCGGATTCCCCACGGCCGCAGCACTTTCCTTCACGTTGATGGCGCTGATCCTGCTGTTGGTGTTCTTCTATGTGCGCAAGTTCGGGACGGAGGACTTGGTTTGA
- a CDS encoding ribonuclease PH produces MKRIAVLKKIRSAAKAADVEFQQFELTGHTAVRVGRTTRTIGRHHEIDDLTARKFFDQFAEELGGKGWRR; encoded by the coding sequence ATGAAGCGCATTGCCGTGCTCAAGAAAATTCGTAGCGCAGCAAAAGCTGCCGACGTGGAGTTCCAGCAGTTCGAGCTCACCGGCCACACGGCGGTCAGAGTGGGTCGCACAACGCGAACCATTGGCCGCCATCACGAGATCGACGACCTGACCGCGAGGAAGTTCTTCGATCAGTTCGCTGAAGAACTCGGCGGGAAGGGATGGCGGCGATGA
- a CDS encoding isoprenyl transferase, protein MTNKPFPHVSGATPPQIPARLIPQHVAMVMDGNGRWANQRGLPRTKGHEAGEAQLIDVIAGAIEIGVPNLSAYMFSTENWRRSPDEVRFLMGFNRDVIRRRVDLLHSWGVRCRWNGERPRLWRSVQRELQRAEELTAGNTVMTLQMCVNYGGRAEIAQAARRIAEQVQRGELKPSRIDEKTIARNLTWPDMPDVDLFVRSSGEQRTSNFLVWQSAYAEMVFLDTLWPDFDRTHLWQAIQTYAERDRRFGGAVDRATTPAPADAESAV, encoded by the coding sequence ATGACGAACAAACCCTTCCCGCACGTCAGCGGCGCGACGCCGCCGCAGATCCCGGCGCGGTTGATCCCCCAGCACGTCGCGATGGTCATGGACGGCAACGGCCGCTGGGCCAACCAGCGGGGTCTGCCGCGCACCAAGGGCCACGAGGCCGGCGAGGCGCAACTGATCGACGTCATCGCCGGCGCCATCGAGATCGGCGTGCCGAATCTGTCGGCGTACATGTTCTCCACGGAGAACTGGCGGCGCTCGCCGGACGAGGTCCGCTTCCTGATGGGCTTCAACCGAGATGTGATCCGCCGCCGCGTGGACCTGCTGCACTCCTGGGGAGTGCGCTGCCGCTGGAACGGCGAACGGCCGCGGCTGTGGCGCTCGGTGCAGCGGGAGTTGCAGCGCGCCGAGGAGCTCACCGCCGGCAACACGGTGATGACCCTGCAGATGTGCGTGAACTACGGCGGCCGGGCCGAGATCGCCCAGGCCGCGCGCCGGATCGCCGAGCAGGTGCAGCGCGGGGAGTTGAAGCCCAGCCGGATCGACGAGAAGACGATCGCGCGCAACCTCACCTGGCCGGATATGCCCGACGTCGACCTGTTCGTGCGCTCCTCCGGCGAGCAGCGCACCAGCAACTTCCTGGTCTGGCAGTCCGCGTACGCCGAGATGGTCTTCCTCGACACGTTGTGGCCGGACTTCGACCGCACCCACCTGTGGCAGGCGATCCAGACGTACGCCGAGCGCGACCGCCGGTTCGGCGGTGCGGTTGATCGGGCGACCACCCCCGCACCCGCTGACGCGGAATCCGCTGTCTGA
- a CDS encoding ABC transporter ATP-binding protein has translation MSLFTAQKSETGLRAAQGDLRLEAVTKSFGDFTAVDDLTLRVPRGSFFALLGPSGCGKTTTLRMVAGLEQPTSGSILIGDTDLTGSRPYQRPVNTVFQSYALFPHLTIRENVAFGPKRHGEKDAMAQADQALELVQLTHLASRKPAQLSGGQQQRVAVARAIVNKPEVLLLDEPLGALDLKLRRQMQVELKRIQSEVGLTFIHVTHDQEEAMTMADTVAVMNAGRIEQMDDPVALYDLPKTAFVANFVGQTNMGIGDITGTDGDFLVADISGTTVRIPKSRSSVQDGKVALGVRPEKVTIHGKQPEGAGDDVRATVVDVSFIGVATQYLVTTASGSTWSVYAQNLDVEPESLRPGSEVWLRWQSAHAFGVPVDDDAIAATKGPVVEDES, from the coding sequence ATGAGCCTGTTCACTGCCCAGAAGAGCGAGACCGGTCTGCGCGCCGCTCAGGGCGACCTGAGGTTGGAGGCGGTCACCAAATCGTTCGGCGATTTCACCGCCGTCGACGATCTGACCCTACGGGTGCCGCGAGGCTCGTTCTTCGCGCTGCTCGGCCCGTCCGGCTGCGGCAAGACCACGACGCTTCGGATGGTCGCCGGCCTCGAACAGCCCACGAGCGGAAGCATTCTCATCGGTGACACCGATTTGACCGGCTCGCGGCCCTACCAGCGACCGGTGAACACTGTGTTCCAGAGCTACGCGCTCTTCCCGCACCTGACGATCCGGGAGAACGTCGCGTTCGGGCCGAAGCGCCACGGTGAGAAGGACGCGATGGCCCAGGCCGACCAGGCCCTGGAGTTGGTGCAGTTGACGCATCTGGCCAGTCGTAAACCGGCCCAGCTCTCCGGTGGACAGCAGCAGCGGGTTGCGGTGGCCCGCGCGATCGTCAACAAGCCGGAAGTGTTGCTGCTGGACGAACCCCTGGGCGCCCTCGACCTGAAACTTCGCCGGCAGATGCAGGTGGAACTCAAGCGCATCCAGTCCGAGGTCGGGCTGACGTTCATCCATGTCACCCACGACCAGGAAGAAGCCATGACGATGGCCGACACCGTCGCGGTGATGAACGCCGGGCGCATCGAGCAGATGGACGATCCGGTCGCGCTCTACGACCTGCCGAAAACGGCCTTCGTGGCCAACTTCGTGGGTCAGACCAACATGGGGATCGGTGACATCACCGGCACCGACGGCGACTTCCTGGTGGCCGACATTTCCGGAACGACGGTCCGAATCCCCAAGTCCCGCAGCTCTGTTCAGGACGGGAAGGTCGCACTCGGCGTACGTCCGGAAAAGGTCACGATCCACGGCAAGCAACCCGAGGGTGCCGGTGACGACGTGCGCGCCACGGTCGTGGACGTGTCCTTCATCGGTGTCGCCACGCAGTATCTGGTGACCACCGCCAGCGGCTCCACCTGGAGCGTCTACGCGCAGAACCTCGACGTCGAACCGGAGAGCCTACGACCCGGCAGCGAGGTGTGGCTGCGTTGGCAGTCCGCACACGCCTTCGGGGTGCCGGTCGACGACGACGCCATCGCTGCGACGAAGGGCCCGGTCGTCGAGGACGAGTCGTGA
- a CDS encoding phytoene desaturase family protein, with product MTNDRYDAIIVGGGHNGLTAAAYLGRAGKRVLLLEAQDHLGGASVSQRPFEGLDARLSRYSYLVSLLPQQIIDDLGLRITLRRRRFSSYTPLPGTDRGLLIDHGDADATAASFAAIGAEDDIDGWRTFYDRVGVLGRALWPTVTGPLPTRSDVRRLVADDSIVTDFVERPLGEVIERSVQNDLVRGLILTDGLIGTFASAYEPDLRQNICFLYHVMGGGTGDWDVPVGGMGTVSGDLERAAREAGADLRTGVRVDSISDGTVTWDGGQAQAPTILWAAAPAVLDQVMGAEPPTVEGAQVKVNLLLERLPQLKDGVDPKAAFGGTFHINESFEQLESAYAAASSGRSPSPVPAEIYCHSLTDPSILSTQLQEAGAQTLTIFALHTPHRLLDGRNPDVVRAEFERRVLDSLSSVLAEPIEEVLMREPDGRLCVEAKTTGDLQETLGMPGGNIFHAPLTWPFAEDDEDLGTPAARWGVTSPYDGVLIAGAGSRRGGGVSGLGGYHAAMAALGR from the coding sequence ATGACCAACGACAGGTACGACGCGATCATCGTCGGCGGCGGGCACAACGGCCTGACCGCCGCCGCCTACCTGGGCCGGGCCGGCAAACGCGTGCTGCTGCTCGAAGCCCAGGATCACCTCGGTGGCGCCAGTGTGTCGCAGCGACCGTTCGAGGGCCTTGATGCTCGACTGTCCCGCTATTCCTATCTGGTCAGCCTGCTCCCCCAACAGATCATTGACGACCTTGGTCTGCGAATCACGTTGCGGCGCAGGCGATTCTCCTCCTACACCCCACTTCCCGGGACCGACCGCGGGTTGCTCATCGACCACGGCGACGCTGACGCGACCGCTGCATCGTTCGCCGCGATCGGCGCCGAGGACGACATCGACGGGTGGCGCACGTTCTACGACCGGGTTGGCGTCCTGGGCCGTGCGCTGTGGCCAACCGTCACCGGTCCGTTGCCGACACGCAGCGACGTACGGCGATTGGTCGCCGACGACTCGATCGTCACCGACTTCGTCGAGCGGCCCCTGGGTGAGGTCATCGAGCGGTCCGTGCAGAACGATCTGGTGCGCGGCCTGATCCTCACTGATGGTCTGATTGGAACGTTCGCCTCGGCGTACGAGCCGGATCTACGCCAGAACATCTGCTTCCTCTACCACGTCATGGGCGGCGGCACGGGCGACTGGGATGTGCCGGTCGGCGGCATGGGAACGGTCAGCGGCGACCTCGAACGCGCTGCGCGGGAAGCCGGCGCGGACCTGCGCACCGGCGTACGCGTGGACTCGATCAGCGACGGCACGGTCACCTGGGACGGCGGGCAAGCGCAGGCGCCGACCATCCTGTGGGCGGCGGCGCCCGCGGTGCTCGACCAGGTCATGGGAGCCGAGCCGCCGACCGTTGAAGGCGCCCAGGTCAAGGTCAACCTGTTGCTGGAGCGCCTGCCGCAACTCAAGGACGGCGTCGATCCGAAGGCGGCGTTCGGCGGCACGTTCCACATCAACGAGTCGTTCGAACAGCTCGAATCAGCCTATGCTGCAGCGAGTTCCGGCCGCTCACCCTCGCCTGTTCCAGCAGAGATCTACTGCCACTCCCTGACCGATCCGAGCATCCTGTCGACGCAGTTGCAGGAGGCGGGCGCGCAGACGCTGACCATCTTCGCGCTGCACACCCCACACCGGCTGCTCGACGGTCGCAACCCCGACGTGGTGCGCGCGGAATTCGAGCGACGGGTCCTGGACTCGCTATCGAGCGTGCTGGCCGAGCCGATCGAGGAGGTGTTGATGCGCGAACCCGACGGGCGGTTGTGCGTGGAAGCCAAGACGACCGGCGATCTTCAGGAGACTCTCGGCATGCCCGGCGGCAACATCTTCCACGCGCCGCTCACCTGGCCGTTCGCGGAGGACGACGAAGACCTGGGTACGCCGGCCGCGCGCTGGGGGGTCACCTCGCCGTACGACGGGGTCCTCATCGCGGGAGCCGGATCACGCCGGGGCGGAGGGGTTTCCGGTCTCGGTGGCTACCACGCAGCGATGGCGGCGCTTGGGCGCTAA
- a CDS encoding NUDIX domain-containing protein, with protein MTERISIAVAALVHDGRLLLVHRHPQRANYPDCWDLPGGHVEPGETPQEAIRRECREELAIEILDASPVPMTVSDPALEKHAFIVTTWQGQPMNVAPEEHDDLRWFTADELPSLTISDPASLADLVNAFGVAKRPTAGR; from the coding sequence GTGACAGAGCGGATCTCAATCGCCGTGGCGGCGCTCGTCCACGACGGCCGACTGCTGCTGGTTCATCGACATCCGCAGCGGGCCAACTATCCGGACTGCTGGGACCTCCCCGGCGGCCACGTCGAGCCGGGGGAGACTCCTCAGGAAGCGATCCGCCGCGAATGCCGGGAAGAACTCGCGATCGAGATTCTTGATGCCAGTCCCGTGCCGATGACGGTGTCTGACCCAGCCCTAGAGAAACACGCGTTCATCGTGACGACCTGGCAAGGCCAGCCGATGAACGTCGCGCCAGAGGAACACGACGATCTGCGGTGGTTCACTGCGGATGAACTGCCGTCACTGACGATTTCTGATCCCGCCAGCCTGGCCGACCTCGTCAACGCCTTTGGGGTCGCCAAAAGGCCGACCGCCGGCCGCTAG
- the recO gene encoding DNA repair protein RecO, giving the protein MPLYRDAAIVLRTHKLRESDRIITMLTRDHGKIRAVQHGARKTRSRAGARLEPGMLADVQCYTGKTNLDTVKETAIHAAYGDHIARDYGAYTAASAVLETADRLTEERETSRPQFTLLTGALAALARGDHSAGLVLDSYLLRALAIGGWAASFTDCAGCGQQGPHRAFNLASGGAVCVQCRAPGSAAPRTETFALLAALQTGDWEAADASDEPERREARGLVAAYVQWHLERGVRSLRLVETG; this is encoded by the coding sequence ATGCCCCTTTACCGTGATGCCGCCATCGTGCTGCGGACCCACAAACTGCGCGAGAGCGACCGCATCATCACGATGCTGACCCGCGACCACGGCAAGATCCGCGCGGTGCAACACGGTGCCCGCAAAACCCGCTCCCGCGCCGGTGCTCGCCTCGAGCCGGGGATGCTCGCCGACGTCCAGTGCTACACCGGCAAGACGAACCTGGACACGGTCAAAGAGACCGCGATCCACGCGGCGTACGGCGATCACATCGCCCGCGACTACGGCGCCTACACGGCGGCCAGTGCCGTCCTCGAAACCGCGGACCGGTTGACCGAGGAGCGCGAGACCAGCCGGCCCCAGTTCACCCTGCTGACCGGGGCGCTCGCAGCCCTCGCGCGCGGCGACCACTCGGCCGGCCTGGTGCTGGATTCCTATCTGTTGCGCGCCCTGGCGATCGGTGGCTGGGCGGCCAGCTTCACCGACTGCGCCGGCTGCGGGCAGCAAGGTCCGCACCGGGCGTTCAACCTGGCCAGCGGGGGAGCGGTCTGTGTGCAGTGCCGCGCACCCGGTTCAGCGGCGCCCCGCACCGAGACCTTCGCGTTGTTGGCCGCGTTGCAGACCGGTGACTGGGAAGCAGCGGACGCCAGCGACGAGCCGGAGCGACGTGAGGCACGGGGTCTGGTCGCGGCGTACGTGCAATGGCATCTCGAACGCGGTGTGCGATCCTTGCGCCTGGTGGAAACAGGATGA